Proteins encoded within one genomic window of Oncorhynchus tshawytscha isolate Ot180627B linkage group LG02, Otsh_v2.0, whole genome shotgun sequence:
- the LOC112263814 gene encoding GTPase IMAP family member 4 isoform X2 has translation MASERSPNVYGGPPPQSDLRLLLLGRVGAGKSTVAKTILGRENFRSEGGMCVKKQGEVAGRTVTVVDTPGWDTVKYTSTHIKQEIKNSVTLCPPGPHALLLVVPMGDPLSSAERKAIRYHMELLSVRAWKFTMVLFVSEAEEKCTSIEQNQMIDRAKSILVKCGDRHHLLECGNSPPQISELLIKIDAMVAENCEEFLIPQVYYELMEKMPREVTELRRMYEDREDRLKQKYKTELKEKEEELKKYREEEKPKERLMKRTSSSQLLPPSSLFSC, from the exons ATGGCGAGTGAACGCTCCCCAAATGTTTATG GGGGTCCTCCTCCCCAGTCAGATCTTAGACTCCTGCTGCTTGGGAGAGTAGGAGCTGGGAAGAGTACAGTAGCCAAAACCATCCTGGGCAGAGAGAACTTCCGGAGTGAAGGAGGCATGTGTGTGAAGAAGCAGGGTGAGGTGGCTGGAAGGACCGTCACCGTGGTGGACACCCCGGGCTGGGACACTGTGAAATACACGTCCACACATATCAAACAAGAAATTAAGAATAGTGTGACCCTATGTCCTCCAGGACCCCATGCTCTTCTTCTGGTGGTGCCCATGGGCGACCCGCTCTCATCCGCAGAAAGAAAGGCGATTCGGTATCACATGGAGCTATTGTCAGTTAGGGCATGGAAGTTTACCATGGTCTTGTTTGTCAGTGAGGCTGAGGAGAAATGCACATCCATTGAACAGAATCAGATGATCGACAGAGCAAAAAGTATTCTAGTGAAATGTGGGGACAGACACCATCTCCTTGAGTGTGGCAATTCTCCTCCCCAGATTTCTGAGCTCCTGATAAAGATAGACGCCATGGTAGCAGAAAACTGTGAAGAATTCTTAATCCCCCAAGTATACTATGAACTGATGGAGAAAATGCCAAGGGAAGTGACCGAGCTGAGAAGGATGTATGAAGACCGAGAGGACAGACtgaaacagaaatacaaaacagagTTGAAGGAAAAGGAAGAAGAGCTGAAGAAgtacagagaagaagagaagccTAAAGAAAGGTTGATGAAGAGGACAAGTAGCAGTCAACTACTTCCCCCCAGTA gtttattttcctgctga